From a region of the Tursiops truncatus isolate mTurTru1 chromosome 2, mTurTru1.mat.Y, whole genome shotgun sequence genome:
- the NOXRED1 gene encoding NADP-dependent oxidoreductase domain-containing protein 1, with amino-acid sequence MCYNATSSRSPFLRMRDAGLEMDMLEDLETLQFEYGIQEEDHSWLYLLGRSHGLMTKACAHATFFCKLLHNLRKSLQEKQTSTCRLAGLREDTPDDDALKVGIIGGGHLGKQLAHTLLQLVPIPADSLRISTRRPEALDEFKKLGIQCFYCNSSLVEWANVIFLCCLPSQLSNICAEIQTSLGKACIVYSFVAAVPLPRLKLLLKHTSVLRPQYQCVEDLASIWGANKEITAALQDPVILQATCPYSPAGGIILNIKWLEGVFYAAINVCTEKDMPHSQVLQLLNELFLAKHFEACEKDRASFQKFQAQDFVSKAYAKNLSRKRPFPWFDLTAVQLKETPFSQYLSHSTTFQDNLTHLYCDSFGITLTKEQEPEVSTGFSSQ; translated from the exons ATGTGTTACAACGCCACAAGCAGCAGATCCCCATTTTTGAGAATGC GAGATGCTGGTTTGGAGATGGACATGCTAGAGGACCTTGAGACACTGCAGTTTGAGTATGGGATTCAAGAGGAAGACCACAGCTGGCTGTATTTGCTGGGCCGTTCTCATGGGCTGATGACCAAGGCCTGTGCCCATGCAACCTTCTTCTGCAAGCTACTCCATAATTTGAG AAAATCATTACAGGAGAAGCAAACTTCTACATGTCGCTTGGCTGGATTGCGTGAAGACACTCCTGATGACGATGCGTTAAAGGTGGGCATCATTGGAGGCGGCCACCTTGGGAAGCAGCTGGCTCACACACTGCTTCAGCTTGTCCCCATCCCAGCTGACAGCCTGAGGATCTCCACTCGGAGGCCAGAGGCCCTAG ATGAATTCAAGAAACTGGGGATCCAGTGCTTTTACTGTAACTCTTCTCTGGTGGAGTGGGCCAACGTGATATTCCTCTGCTGCCTGCCATCTCAGCTGTCTAATATCTGTGCAGAAATTCAAACCAGCCTTGGAAAAGCCTGCATTGTGTACAGCTTTGTGGCTGCCGTCCCACTACCCAG GTTGAAACTCCTACTGAAGCACACCAGTGTCTTGCGGCCTCAGTATCAGTGTGTTGAAGATCTTGCCAGCATCTGGGGGGCCAATAAGGAAATCACAGCTGCTCTCCAAGACCCTGTGATTCTTCAGGCTACCTGTCCCTACAGTCCTGCTG GGGGAATAATCCTCAATATCAAATGGTTGGAGGGAGTGTTCTATGCAGCCATAAATGTCTGCACAGAAAAGGACATGCCCCACTCACAAGTGCTGCAGCTTCTGAATGAACTGTTCCTCGCCAAGCACTTTGAAGCCTGTGAGAAAGATAGAGCGTCTTTCCAAAAATTTCAAGCACAAGATTTTGTCAGCAAAGCCTATGCCAAGAACCTGTCTCGGAAAAG GCCTTTCCCCTGGTTTGATCTGACTGCTGTGCAACTCAAGGAAACTCCCTTTAGCCAGTATCTCTCACACAGCACTACTTTTCAGGACAACCTTACCCACCTATACTGTGATTCATTTGGTATCACCCTAACCAAAGAACAAGAGCCAGAGGTTTCCACAGGTTTTTCATCCCAATAA
- the SAMD15 gene encoding sterile alpha motif domain-containing protein 15 produces the protein MIEAWARRLVCVTAEVPEGYDSGPGEDEDLQPERPKLQSLKVTEDVEPGSMEEAGPELPVGTDQEPQPETQEEGCKEETPASAKNIHLRLKPTWTSEEEARQKSKTDISSEIELGIPKEVKSETSRQIEVELFKDLEVLVDEKHGEPEEEAKPDVTEDMLIEAAKETDLELRKEAESEVPGATISETRLELVEGTKLEVWEESLREQHGKTGLEPTEQTKPEFPSEKLRRSIEEADLQPPKMTTPEIPEETQSKSPEEKRTEPHEQAIPEFPEEKPSMSTEETQRKSTAEKVLEPPEDTKSPDQKDKQKKSTEETGLAPSQKSRSEETLGESTEEQVPEPPEQTKPEFPKKEPRKSTEETGQVPPQKIIPEVQEKTQTELTKKIDSELPYKAKPLLRIETCVEFAKEDRPEPIRLKCSVDRDEPEYSDYQTRKLLVKETKDVSKDSVLESLPISEVDSVNIDYEFSKELQNLFQFSDTNYEFYSYYSESQRDLKESSNEKKDLSPESVTLVPKDKETQPKKSTDLQFEYLEWSPEKVAEWICQLGFPQYKECFTTNFISGRKLIHVNCSNLPQMGITDFEDMKVISQHTRELLGIEEPLFTRSISLPYRDNIGLFLEQKCHSGVKSDSLTLSEFVQAVGLQDYAPEITTPEEDAALCSIEP, from the exons ATGATC GAGGCCTGGGCGCGTCGGCTAGTCTGCGTCACGGCTGAAGTCCCAGAAGGTTACGATTCCGGCCCCGGTGAAGATGAAGACCTGCAGCCTGAGAGACCAAAACTTCAGTCTCTTAAGGTGACTGAAGATGTCGAACCAGGCAGCATGGAAGAGGCAGGGCCAGAGCTGCCTGTAGGGACTGACCAAGAGCCACAACCAGAGACGCAAGAAGAGGGCTGCAAAGAGGAGACACCGGCGAGTGCTAAGAATATACACCTACGTCTGAAACCCACCTGGACGTCCGAGGAAGAGGCTCGCCAAAAGTCCAAGACAGACATTTCTAGCGAGATTGAGCTAGGGATTCCCAAAGAGGTAAAGTCGGAGACATCCAGACAGATAGAAGTAGAGCTTTTCAAGGATTTGGAGGTCCTTGTGGACGAAAAGCATGGGGAGCCAGAGGAGGAAGCCAAACCAGATGTCACAGAGGATATGCTCATAGAGGCAGCTAAGGAAACAGATCTAGAGCTACGAAAGGAAGCCGAGTCTGAGGTTCCAGGGGCCACAATCAGTGAGACAAGATTAGAGTTAGTAGAGGGGACCAAACTAGAGGTTTGGGAGGAGTCACTTAGAGAGCAACATGGAAAGACGGGTCTGGAACCTACAGAGCAGACCAAACCGGAATTTCCAAGTGAGAAACTAAGAAGATCAATTGAAGAGGCAGATCTTCAGCCACCAAAGATGACCACACCAGAGATTCCAGAGGAGACACAAAGTAAGTCACCTGAGGAGAAAAGGACAGAGCCACATGAGCAGGCCATACCAGAGTTTCCAGAAGAGAAACCAAGTATGTCTACTGAGGAGACACAAAGAAAGTCAACTGCAGAGAAAGTTCTAGAGCCACCAGAGGACACCAAATCTCCAGATCAAAAAGATAAGCAGAAAAAATCAACTGAGGAGACAGGTCTAGCACCATCACAGAAGTCCAGATCAGAGGAGACACTAGGAGAGTCAACTGAGGAGCAAGTTCCAGAGCCACCAGAACAGACTAAACCAGAGTTTCCAAAGAAAGAACCGAGAAAGTCAACTGAAGAAACAGGTCAGGTGCCACCACAGAAGATCATACCAGAGGTGCaagagaagacacaaacagaGCTAACTAAGAAGATAGATTCAGAGTTACCATATAAAGCCAAACCACTACTTAGAATAGAGACATGTGTAGAATTTGCCAAGGAAGATAGGCCAGAACCAATCAGACTTAAGTGTTCTGTAGACAGAGATGAGCCAGAGTACTCTGACTATCAAACAAGAAAGTTGTTagtaaaagaaactaaagacGTTTCAAAAGACTCTGTGTTAGAGTCTCTTCCAATAAGTGAAGTAGACTCAGTGAATATAGATTATGAGTTTTCTAAAGAACTCCAAAATCTGTTTCAGTTTTCTGATACCAATTATGAATTCTACTCATATTACTCTGAGTCTCAGAGGGATTTAAAAGAGTCCTCTAATGAAAAGAAAGATCTGTCCCCAGAGTCAGTGACACTGGTACCTAAAGATAAagaaacgcagccaaaaaaaagtacTGACCTACAATTTGAGTATCTTGAATGGAGCCCAGAGAAAGTTGCAGAGTGGATTTGCCAGCTAGGCTTCCCTCAATACAAG GAGTGTTTTACCACAAACTTCATCAGTGGCCGAAAACTCATCCACGTAAACTGCTCAAACCTCCCTCAGATGGGTATAACAGATTTCGAGGACATGAAG GTAATTTCTCAGCATACCCGGGAGCTACTGGGAATTGAAGAGCCATTATTCACACGCTCCATCAGCCTTCCCTACAGGGACAATATTGGCTTATTTTTAGAGCAAAAATGTCATAGTGGAGTTAAATCTGATTCCTTGACCTTGTCTGAGTTTGTGCAAGCAGTGGGATTACAGGATTATGCTCCAGAAATAACCACCCCTGAAGAGGATGCAGCATTATGTTCCATTGAACCATAG